The following coding sequences are from one Zalophus californianus isolate mZalCal1 chromosome 15, mZalCal1.pri.v2, whole genome shotgun sequence window:
- the LOC113923670 gene encoding LOW QUALITY PROTEIN: tRNA wybutosine-synthesizing protein 3 homolog (The sequence of the model RefSeq protein was modified relative to this genomic sequence to represent the inferred CDS: deleted 1 base in 1 codon) encodes MDHTAEFRRWKAQCLSKADLSRKGSVDENVVELVQLLNGREPYFTTSSCAGRIILLDGDINGFEVQKQNRCWLLVTHKPCVKDDVMAALKKANGDAILKFEPFVLHVQCRQLQDAQILHSVAIDSGFRNSGITVGKRGKTMLAIRSTHGLEVPLSHKGKLMVTEEYIDFLLKIANQKMEENKKRIERLYNCLQHALEKENITNARPKRKSKTKNKSSYTRKKERNPEEAHSKCFTEENVKECENDDALGISVTIFPED; translated from the exons ATGGATCATACCGCAGAGTTCAGGAGATGGAAGGCGCAGTGTCTGAGCAAAGCGGACCTCAGCCGGAAGGGCAGTGTGGACGAGAACGTGGTAGAACTTGTGCAGCTCCTGAATGGGCGAGAACCGTACTTCACCACCAGTTCCTGCGCTGGGCGCATCATCCTCCTAGACGGGGATATAAATGGTTTTGAGGTTCAAAAGCAAAACCGTTGCTGGCTACTGGTTACACACAAACCTTGTGTAAAGGATGATGTGATGGCAGCTCTGAAGAAAGCAAATGGTGATGCCATTTTGAAATTTGAACCATTCGTTCTTCATGTGCAGTGTCGACAGTTGCAGGATGCACAGATTCTGCATTCAGTGGCAATAGATTCTGGTTTCAGGAACTCCGGCATAACCgtgggaaagagaggaaagactATGTTGGCTATCCGGAGCACACATGGCTTAGAAGTTCCATTAAGCCATAAGGGAAAACTGATGGTGACTGAGGAATATATTGACTTCCTGTTAAAGATAGCAAAtcaaaaaatggaggaaaacaaGAAGAGAATTGAAAGGCTTTATAACTGCCTACAGCAtgctttggaaaaagaaaacattactaaTGCACGtccc aagagaaaatcaaagacaaaaaataaatcatcGTATACTcgtaagaaggaaagaaacccaGAAGAAGCACACAGCAAATGTTTTactgaagaaaatgttaaagaatgtGAAAATGATGATGCCCTAGGAATCAGTGTTACTATCTTCCCTGAAGATTAA